From a single Pempheris klunzingeri isolate RE-2024b chromosome 2, fPemKlu1.hap1, whole genome shotgun sequence genomic region:
- the fkbp11 gene encoding peptidyl-prolyl cis-trans isomerase FKBP11, whose protein sequence is MAALLLKFTMKTSVFLLLLAALTCGEGDPLEEPQVETLVKPESCSQLSMMGDTLQIHYTGKLMDGKVIDSSLSMDPLVVELGKRTVIAGLEQSLVGVCEGQKIKATIPSHLAYGKKGYPPTIPGDAALEFEVEVISLTQQTQWQKMVNDVFPLVCLGLVPTLLGLVGLYLYKKANAEKPSKKKAKDKKSKKK, encoded by the exons ATGGCAGCTCTTCTCCTGAAGTTCACAATGAAGACCAGCGTTTTTCTGCTCCTGCTCGCAGCCCTCACCTGCGGAGAGGGAGACCCGCTGGAGGAGCCGCAGGTGGAGACTTTG GTGAAACCCGAAAGTTGCTCTCAGCTCTCCATGATGGGAGACACACTGCAGATCCACTACACG GGTAAACTGATGGACGGAAAGGTGATCGACTCATCGCTTTCCATGGACCCTCTCGTTGTCGAGCTGGGGAAGAGGACAGTCATTGCTG GTCTGGAGCAAAGCTTGGTTGGCGTGTGTGAAGG GCAAAAAATCAAAGCCACTATCCCATCTCACCTCGCATATGGAAAAAAAGGTTATCCTCCTACGATTCCAG GTGATGCTGCTCTGGAGTTCGAGGTGGAGGTGATTTCTCTGACACAGCAGACGCAGTGGCAGAAGATGGTCAACGACGTGTTCCCGCTCGTGTGCCTGGGCCTGGTGCCCACTCTGCTCGGCTTGGTGGGACTCTACCTCTACAAAAAGGCCAACGCCGAGAAGCCGAGCAAAAAGAAGGCCAAGGATAAGAAGAGCAAGAAGAAATAA
- the arf3b gene encoding ADP-ribosylation factor 3b yields the protein MGNIFGNLLKSLIGKKEMRILMVGLDAAGKTTILYKLKLGEIVTTIPTIGFNVETVEYKNISFTVWDVGGQDKIRPLWRHYFQNTQGLIFVVDSNDRERVNEAREELMRMLAEDELRDAVLLVFANKQDLPNAMNAAEITDKLGLHSLRHRNWYIQATCATSGDGLYEGLDWLANQLKNKK from the exons ATGGGGAACATTTTCGGGAATTTGCTGAAGAGCCTCATAGGGAAGAAAGAGATGAGGATTTTGATGGTGGGGCTCGACgctgcaggaaaaacaacaatccTCTACAAGCTCAAACTGGGGGAAATAGTCACCACAATCCCAACCATTG GGTTTAATGTGGAGACGGTGGAGTACAAGAAcatcagcttcactgtgtggGACGTGGGTGGGCAGGACAAGATCCGCCCTCTCTGGAGACACTACTTTCAAAACACACAGG GTCTAATCTTTGTGGTGGACAGTAATGACAGAGAGCGTGTGAATGAAGCACGAGAGGAGCTGATGAGGATGCTGGCTGAGGACGAACTGAGAGATGCTGTCCTCCTTGTGTTTGCCAACAAACAG GATTTACCGAACGCCATGAACGCCGCCGAGATCACAGACAAGTTGGGCTTACACTCCCTGCGTCACCGTAACTGGTACATCCAGGCCACCTGCGCCACCAGCGGCGACGGCCTCTATGAGGGTCTTGATTGGCTGGCCAATCAACTCAAGAACaagaaataa